From Micrococcus porci, one genomic window encodes:
- a CDS encoding alpha/beta fold hydrolase, which produces MSNSTLVFVPCFSGAPWEVEQLTALADHPRRTMRLPESLDDIEAYADALSSEVADLGDYVLVGDSFGANIALALGARQPEGLSGLVLSGGFAANPITSPAWKAAMRLMGRLRGPAYRQMVLRAHAHRLASPHDTEGQVPWSESQSRQLFLDHTPATSFGARVTAVLNADYTDELDRIQVPTLILTPSHDTLIGDDAARVLRDGIPHARERVLERTGHMFRFTHPETYSQAVAEFLADESL; this is translated from the coding sequence ATGAGCAACTCTACATTGGTCTTCGTCCCGTGCTTCTCTGGTGCCCCTTGGGAGGTGGAGCAACTCACCGCCCTCGCCGATCACCCTCGCCGGACCATGCGGCTCCCCGAGAGTCTCGATGACATCGAGGCCTACGCTGATGCGCTCTCGTCCGAGGTCGCCGACCTGGGCGACTACGTGCTGGTCGGCGACTCCTTCGGCGCGAACATCGCCCTGGCGCTGGGAGCCCGTCAGCCGGAGGGGCTTTCGGGCCTGGTGCTCTCGGGTGGCTTCGCTGCAAACCCGATCACCTCACCCGCCTGGAAGGCAGCGATGCGCCTCATGGGCAGGCTGCGGGGTCCGGCATACCGCCAGATGGTGCTTCGCGCCCACGCCCACCGACTGGCCTCGCCGCACGACACCGAAGGGCAGGTGCCCTGGTCGGAGTCGCAGAGTCGCCAGTTGTTTCTCGATCACACGCCAGCGACGTCATTCGGCGCTCGCGTCACGGCCGTACTGAACGCCGACTACACCGACGAGCTGGACCGGATTCAGGTCCCGACGCTGATCTTGACGCCGTCCCACGACACGCTCATCGGGGACGATGCGGCCCGCGTGTTGCGCGATGGCATCCCGCATGCCCGAGAGCGCGTGCTGGAGCGGACCGGGCACATGTTCCGGTTCACCCACCCAGAAACCTACAGCCAGGCTGTCGCCGAGTTCCTCGCTGACGAGTCGCTGTAA
- a CDS encoding MarR family winged helix-turn-helix transcriptional regulator: MRAVEELRYLILAAQREGNRLLAQGLRALGLTPSQAEVLRILSDHQPLTLSALGGLLVCDSGQSPSRLVDRLVGKGYIERTPSKQDRRSVELALTAEGSAASAKVAEIEEDVYALIGEALGGTDPQPLTEFLWKVVGGTVAGEALAQRRASQQEQTNV; this comes from the coding sequence ATGCGCGCCGTCGAAGAACTCCGCTACCTCATCCTCGCTGCCCAGCGGGAAGGCAACCGCCTCCTTGCTCAGGGGCTGCGCGCACTTGGCTTGACCCCATCCCAGGCAGAGGTGCTCCGAATCCTGAGTGACCACCAGCCCCTCACGCTGAGCGCCCTCGGCGGGCTGCTGGTCTGCGACAGCGGGCAGAGCCCCAGTCGCCTCGTCGACCGACTGGTTGGCAAGGGCTACATCGAACGCACCCCGTCGAAGCAGGACCGCCGCAGCGTCGAACTCGCCCTGACAGCGGAGGGTTCCGCCGCCTCAGCGAAGGTCGCCGAGATCGAGGAGGACGTCTACGCCCTGATCGGCGAGGCACTCGGCGGAACCGATCCGCAGCCCCTGACGGAGTTCCTCTGGAAGGTCGTTGGCGGCACCGTCGCCGGCGAAGCGTTGGCCCAGCGGCGCGCGAGCCAGCAGGAGCAGACCAATGTCTGA
- the radA gene encoding DNA repair protein RadA yields the protein MATKSSTKRAPSYRCTECGWTTVKWVGRCGECQAWGTVEEAGGAATAGRTHASTVAQAAPRIRDVDATLASFRTTGVRELDRVLGGGLVPGAVILLAGEPGIGKSTLLLDVAAQTARGAAGGGPRDVLYLTGEESAAQVRSRADRIGALADTLRLAAETDLGRALGQIEKTDPALVIVDSVQTLQSTEVEGVAGGVTQVREVAASLIRTAKEKGITTILVGHVTKDGSIAGPRLLEHLVDVVCQFEGDRHSRLRLVRAVKNRFGPTDEVGCFDLREDGIESLDDPSGLFLSGTQEPVEGTCVTVTLEGRRPLVAEVQALLTPSGGGSARRTVSGVDAARVNMLLAVLQRRARFALAQDDCYVATVGGVRLSEPASDLAVAVAIASAKLGAPVPQGMIAVGELGLAGEVRPVPGIGRRVREAARLGFTRALVPRSPEPLGDVPAGFSVAQVGTLSEALGTIPSWTGQRSPGARS from the coding sequence ATGGCCACGAAGTCCTCCACCAAGCGCGCCCCGTCCTACCGCTGCACCGAGTGCGGCTGGACCACGGTGAAGTGGGTGGGCCGCTGCGGCGAGTGCCAGGCGTGGGGAACCGTGGAGGAGGCCGGCGGTGCGGCCACGGCCGGGCGGACGCACGCGTCCACCGTGGCGCAGGCGGCGCCCCGGATCAGGGACGTGGACGCCACGCTGGCCTCCTTCCGCACCACGGGCGTGCGGGAGCTGGACCGGGTGCTGGGCGGCGGCCTGGTCCCCGGGGCCGTGATCCTCCTGGCGGGCGAGCCCGGCATCGGCAAGTCCACGCTCCTGCTGGACGTGGCCGCGCAGACCGCCCGCGGGGCCGCCGGCGGCGGGCCGCGGGACGTGCTGTACCTGACGGGTGAGGAGTCCGCGGCGCAGGTGCGCTCCCGCGCGGACCGGATCGGGGCGCTGGCGGACACGCTGCGCCTGGCGGCGGAGACGGACCTCGGCCGGGCGCTGGGGCAGATCGAGAAGACGGACCCCGCCCTGGTGATCGTGGACTCCGTCCAGACGCTGCAGTCCACCGAGGTGGAGGGCGTGGCCGGCGGCGTCACCCAGGTGCGGGAGGTCGCGGCGTCGCTGATCCGCACCGCCAAGGAGAAGGGGATCACCACGATCCTCGTGGGGCACGTGACGAAGGACGGCTCCATCGCCGGGCCGCGCCTGCTCGAGCACCTCGTGGACGTGGTCTGCCAGTTCGAGGGGGACCGCCACTCGCGGCTGCGGCTGGTGCGCGCCGTGAAGAACCGGTTCGGCCCCACGGACGAGGTCGGCTGCTTCGACCTGCGGGAGGACGGCATCGAGTCCCTCGACGACCCCTCGGGCCTGTTCCTCTCCGGCACGCAGGAGCCCGTGGAGGGCACGTGCGTGACCGTGACCCTGGAGGGCCGGCGCCCGCTCGTGGCGGAGGTCCAGGCCCTGCTCACACCCTCCGGCGGCGGCAGCGCCCGCCGCACCGTCTCCGGCGTGGACGCCGCCCGCGTGAACATGCTCCTGGCGGTGCTCCAGCGCCGGGCCCGCTTCGCCCTGGCCCAGGACGACTGCTACGTGGCCACCGTGGGCGGGGTGCGGCTCTCCGAGCCCGCCTCCGACCTCGCCGTGGCCGTGGCGATCGCCTCCGCGAAGCTCGGCGCCCCCGTGCCGCAGGGCATGATCGCCGTCGGCGAGCTGGGGCTGGCCGGGGAGGTGCGCCCCGTGCCCGGCATCGGCCGCCGCGTCCGGGAGGCCGCCCGTCTGGGCTTCACCCGCGCCCTGGTCCCGCGCTCCCCCGAGCCGCTCGGGGACGTGCCGGCCGGGTTCTCCGTGGCGCAGGTGGGCACCCTCTCCGAGGCGCTGGGGACCATCCCGTCCTGGACGGGGCAGCGGTCCCCCGGCGCGCGCTCCTGA
- a CDS encoding A/G-specific adenine glycosylase, giving the protein MPAHDDAAPRPDLTALQDEVLDWFAAHGRDLPWRDPDCPPWGVLVSEIMLQQTPVVRVLPRWRAWMERWPTPADLAAAPTADVLTAWDRLGYPRRALRLQEAARAIVERHGGEVPADPAALRALPGIGEYTAAAVSSFAFGIPETVVDTNVRRVLARALRGEGLPGRTLTRAEMAAAHAALPADEHRANRWNAAVMELGALVCTARSPACDRCPIRARCAWVAAGSPAPEVARRGQAWVGTDRQVRGAVMAAVREHGRVPRGGLREAVDGTGRLGAHTPDDAQWERAVAGLLGDGLLVAHDDGALAFPA; this is encoded by the coding sequence ATGCCCGCCCACGACGACGCCGCCCCGCGCCCGGACCTGACCGCGCTGCAGGACGAGGTGCTGGACTGGTTCGCCGCGCACGGCCGGGATCTGCCGTGGCGGGACCCGGACTGCCCGCCGTGGGGCGTGCTCGTCTCCGAGATCATGCTGCAGCAGACCCCCGTGGTCCGGGTCCTGCCCCGCTGGCGGGCCTGGATGGAGCGGTGGCCCACCCCCGCCGACCTCGCGGCCGCCCCCACGGCGGACGTGCTGACGGCCTGGGACCGGCTCGGCTACCCCCGCCGGGCGCTGCGGCTGCAGGAGGCGGCGCGGGCGATCGTCGAGCGTCACGGCGGCGAGGTCCCCGCGGACCCGGCCGCCCTCCGCGCCCTGCCCGGGATCGGCGAGTACACGGCGGCGGCGGTCTCCAGCTTCGCGTTCGGCATCCCGGAGACCGTGGTGGACACCAACGTGCGCCGCGTGCTGGCCCGCGCTCTCCGCGGCGAGGGCCTCCCGGGCCGGACCCTCACCCGCGCCGAGATGGCGGCCGCCCACGCCGCCCTGCCCGCCGACGAGCACCGCGCCAACCGGTGGAACGCGGCCGTCATGGAGCTCGGCGCGCTGGTGTGCACCGCCCGCTCCCCTGCGTGCGACCGCTGCCCGATCCGCGCCCGGTGCGCGTGGGTGGCCGCGGGGTCGCCCGCCCCCGAGGTCGCGCGGAGGGGCCAGGCCTGGGTGGGGACGGACCGGCAGGTGCGCGGGGCCGTCATGGCCGCCGTCCGGGAGCACGGGCGTGTGCCCCGGGGCGGGCTCCGCGAGGCGGTCGACGGGACCGGCCGCCTGGGCGCGCACACCCCGGACGACGCCCAGTGGGAGCGGGCCGTGGCGGGACTCCTGGGGGACGGCCTCCTCGTGGCCCACGACGACGGCGCCCTCGCCTTCCCCGCCTGA
- a CDS encoding amino-acid N-acetyltransferase: MPAAPVVTVRPARTQDVPAIRALVSPLAERRLLLQKEAVAFYESIQEFMVAEAEDGSLAGFGALHVMWQDIAEVRTLAVADAWLGAGVGHRILTALLERAREVGVARVFCLTFEVEFFRRHGFEVMADQSAVDPEVYAELLRSTDEGVAEFLDLARVKPNTLGNTRMIRSL; the protein is encoded by the coding sequence ATGCCTGCCGCCCCCGTCGTCACCGTCCGCCCGGCCCGCACGCAGGACGTGCCCGCGATCCGCGCGCTGGTGTCCCCCCTGGCCGAACGGCGCCTGCTCCTGCAGAAGGAGGCCGTGGCGTTCTACGAGTCCATCCAGGAGTTCATGGTGGCCGAGGCGGAGGACGGCTCGCTCGCCGGCTTCGGTGCCCTGCACGTGATGTGGCAGGACATCGCCGAGGTGCGGACCCTGGCCGTGGCGGACGCCTGGCTGGGTGCCGGCGTCGGGCACCGGATCCTCACCGCGCTCCTGGAGCGGGCCCGCGAGGTGGGAGTGGCGCGGGTGTTCTGCCTGACCTTCGAGGTCGAGTTCTTCCGCCGCCACGGATTCGAGGTGATGGCGGACCAGTCCGCCGTGGACCCGGAGGTCTACGCGGAGCTGCTGCGCTCCACGGACGAGGGCGTCGCCGAGTTCCTGGACCTGGCCAGGGTCAAGCCCAACACCCTCGGCAACACCCGCATGATCCGCAGCCTCTGA
- a CDS encoding CsbD family protein — MADMGNTFDKLKGDAKGAVGEATGDSHLEAEGRTESAAASAKDAARSAGDAVKGAAEGVKNAVSRD, encoded by the coding sequence ATGGCTGACATGGGCAACACGTTCGACAAGCTCAAGGGCGACGCGAAGGGCGCCGTCGGCGAGGCCACCGGCGACTCGCACCTCGAGGCCGAGGGCAGGACCGAGTCCGCCGCTGCGTCCGCCAAGGACGCCGCGCGGTCCGCCGGGGACGCCGTCAAGGGCGCCGCCGAGGGCGTGAAGAACGCCGTCTCCCGCGACTGA
- a CDS encoding ATP-dependent Clp protease ATP-binding subunit gives MFERFTDRARRVVVLAQEEARMLNHSYIGTEHILLGLIHEGEGVAAKALESMDISLAAVREKVQEDIGQGQQNPPGHIPFTPRAKKVLELSLREALQLGHNYIGTEHILLGLIREGEGVAAQVLVQLGADLNRVRQTVIQLLSGYQGGAQGGKETAGAGVGQGGSEGQNAGSVVLDQFGRNLTAAAHDGKLDPVIGRAQEMERVMQVLSRRTKNNPVLIGEPGVGKTAVVEGLAQAIERGDVPETLKGKQLYSLDLGSLVAGSRYRGDFEERLKKVLKEIRTRGDIILFIDEIHTLVGAGAAEGAIDAASILKPMLARGELQTIGATTLDEYRKHIEKDAALERRFQPIQVPEPSVEDATQILRGLRDRYEAHHKVSITDGALSAAASLADRYISDRHLPDKAIDLIDEAGARLRIRRMTVPPEVKAYEERIAEVKAQKEAAIDGQDFEGAARLRDQEKQLEEEREQKEQAWRAGQDAAVATVDEDLIAEVLSLSTGIPVFKLTEEETDRLRNMEAELHQRVIGQDEAIKSLSRAIRRTRAGLKDPNRPSGSFIFAGPTGVGKTELAKSLAEFLFGDEDALITLDMSEFQEKHTVSRLFGAPPGYVGYEEGGQLTEKVRRRPFSVVLFDEVEKAHADLFNSLLQILEDGRLTDSQGRVVDFKNTVIIMTTNLGTRDISKGVMTGFQSSTDTSTGYERMKGKVREELRQHFRPEFLNRVDDVIVFPQLQKHEIVEIVDLFVSRLAKRLAEQDLSIELTPAAKDLLADRGYDPAMGARPLRRTIQQMVEDQLSEKILFGEIPAGSLITVDATGEGEGAELTFAFAGGRAALEGDDAAEPAALPAAADAPVEGREAPGADVPRGDDAGQDGPEAGGALGARLD, from the coding sequence ATGTTCGAGAGATTCACCGACCGTGCCCGTCGTGTGGTCGTGCTCGCCCAGGAAGAGGCGCGCATGCTCAACCACAGCTACATCGGCACCGAGCACATCCTGCTCGGCCTGATCCACGAGGGCGAGGGCGTGGCGGCCAAGGCCCTCGAGTCCATGGACATCTCCCTGGCCGCCGTCCGGGAGAAGGTCCAGGAGGACATCGGCCAGGGGCAGCAGAACCCGCCCGGCCACATCCCCTTCACGCCGCGCGCCAAGAAGGTGCTCGAGCTGTCCCTGCGCGAGGCGCTGCAGCTGGGCCACAACTACATCGGCACCGAGCACATCCTGCTGGGCCTGATCCGCGAGGGCGAGGGCGTGGCCGCCCAGGTCCTCGTGCAGCTCGGCGCGGACCTCAACCGCGTCCGCCAGACCGTCATCCAGCTGCTCTCCGGCTACCAGGGCGGCGCCCAGGGCGGCAAGGAGACCGCCGGCGCGGGCGTCGGCCAGGGCGGCTCGGAGGGCCAGAACGCCGGCTCCGTGGTCCTGGACCAGTTCGGCCGCAACCTCACGGCCGCCGCGCACGACGGCAAGCTGGACCCCGTGATCGGCCGCGCCCAGGAGATGGAGCGCGTCATGCAGGTCCTCTCCCGCCGCACCAAGAACAACCCCGTGCTCATCGGCGAGCCGGGCGTCGGCAAGACCGCCGTCGTCGAGGGCCTGGCCCAGGCGATCGAGCGCGGCGACGTCCCGGAGACCCTCAAGGGCAAGCAGCTGTACTCGCTGGACCTCGGCTCGCTCGTGGCGGGCTCCCGGTACCGCGGCGACTTCGAGGAGCGCCTGAAGAAGGTGCTCAAGGAGATCCGCACCCGCGGGGACATCATCCTGTTCATCGACGAGATCCACACCCTGGTCGGCGCCGGCGCCGCCGAGGGTGCGATCGACGCCGCCAGCATCCTCAAGCCGATGCTCGCCCGCGGTGAGCTGCAGACCATCGGCGCCACCACGCTGGACGAGTACCGCAAGCACATCGAGAAGGACGCCGCGCTGGAGCGCCGCTTCCAGCCGATCCAGGTGCCCGAGCCCTCGGTGGAGGACGCCACGCAGATCCTGCGCGGCCTCCGGGACCGCTACGAGGCCCACCACAAGGTCTCCATCACGGACGGCGCGCTGTCCGCGGCGGCCTCCCTGGCGGACCGCTACATCTCCGACCGCCACCTGCCGGACAAGGCCATCGACCTCATCGACGAGGCCGGCGCGCGCCTGCGCATCCGCCGCATGACCGTGCCCCCGGAGGTCAAGGCCTACGAGGAGCGCATCGCCGAGGTCAAGGCGCAGAAGGAGGCCGCGATCGACGGCCAGGACTTCGAGGGCGCCGCCCGCCTGCGGGACCAGGAGAAGCAGCTCGAGGAGGAGCGGGAGCAGAAGGAGCAGGCCTGGAGGGCCGGCCAGGACGCCGCCGTCGCCACCGTGGACGAGGACCTCATCGCCGAGGTGCTCTCCCTCTCCACCGGCATCCCGGTGTTCAAGCTCACCGAGGAGGAGACGGACCGCCTGCGCAACATGGAGGCCGAGCTCCACCAGCGCGTCATCGGCCAGGACGAGGCCATCAAGTCCCTGTCCCGCGCCATCCGCCGCACCCGTGCCGGCCTGAAGGACCCGAACCGCCCCTCGGGGTCGTTCATCTTCGCCGGCCCCACCGGCGTCGGCAAGACGGAGCTGGCCAAGTCCCTGGCCGAGTTCCTCTTCGGCGACGAGGACGCGCTCATCACCCTGGACATGTCCGAGTTCCAGGAGAAGCACACGGTCTCGCGCCTGTTCGGCGCGCCCCCCGGCTACGTGGGCTACGAGGAGGGCGGCCAGCTCACCGAGAAGGTCCGCCGTCGCCCGTTCTCCGTGGTGCTGTTCGACGAGGTGGAGAAGGCGCACGCCGACCTCTTCAACTCGCTGCTGCAGATCCTCGAGGACGGTCGCCTGACCGACTCGCAGGGCCGCGTGGTGGACTTCAAGAACACCGTGATCATCATGACCACGAACCTCGGCACCCGGGACATCTCCAAGGGCGTCATGACGGGCTTCCAGTCCTCCACCGACACCTCCACCGGCTACGAGCGGATGAAGGGCAAGGTGCGCGAAGAGCTGCGCCAGCACTTCCGCCCCGAGTTCCTCAACCGCGTGGACGACGTGATCGTGTTCCCGCAGCTGCAGAAGCACGAGATCGTGGAGATCGTGGACCTGTTCGTCTCCCGCCTGGCCAAGCGCCTGGCGGAGCAGGACCTGTCCATCGAGCTCACCCCGGCCGCCAAGGACCTGCTCGCGGACCGCGGCTACGACCCGGCCATGGGCGCGCGCCCGCTGCGCCGCACCATCCAGCAGATGGTGGAGGACCAGCTCTCGGAGAAGATCCTCTTCGGCGAGATCCCGGCCGGCTCCCTCATCACCGTGGACGCCACGGGCGAGGGGGAGGGCGCCGAGCTGACGTTCGCGTTCGCCGGCGGGCGCGCGGCGCTCGAGGGCGACGACGCGGCCGAGCCCGCGGCGCTCCCGGCGGCCGCCGACGCCCCGGTGGAGGGCCGCGAGGCCCCCGGTGCGGACGTCCCCCGCGGGGATGACGCGGGCCAGGACGGCCCGGAGGCCGGCGGTGCCCTCGGGGCGCGCCTGGACTGA
- the lysS gene encoding lysine--tRNA ligase, which produces MTPENPAPAAVDHHDQQAVRAAKREQLLTSGRQAYPVQVPRTHSLAAVRAKFDGKHEAGWEEGPEVSVTGRVVFLRNTGKLCFATLQESGAAGEAVRLQVMVSLAEVGEESLGEWKKSVDLGDFLSVTGRVIVSRRGELSIQAAAWEMASKALRPLPVLHADLNEETRVRQRYTDLIVRDEAREMVYKRAKITSAVRRTLESHGYVEVETPILQLVHGGAQARPFETHLNAFDQDMTLRIATELYLKRAVVGGIERVYELGRVFRNEGVDSTHSPEFTTLESYEAWADMHVMADRIKEIILNAADAIGAGRRIETSRGVIDLDGEWAWVSVYPGLSEAVGREVTPDTDAETLRAIAAEHDVKVDPKWDAQKLVIELFGEIVEPTLMNPTFVYDYPPAAQPLARPNRDDDRVIEAWDLIIGGMERGTAFSELIDPVIQRERLTEQSLKAADGDDEAMQLDEDFLRALEYGAPPMGGIGLGIDRLVMLFTDAGIRETILFPLLKPEA; this is translated from the coding sequence GTGACCCCCGAGAACCCCGCCCCCGCCGCCGTCGACCACCACGACCAGCAGGCCGTGCGCGCCGCCAAGCGCGAGCAGCTGCTGACCTCCGGCCGCCAGGCCTACCCCGTGCAGGTGCCCCGCACGCACTCCCTGGCCGCGGTCCGCGCAAAGTTCGACGGCAAGCACGAGGCCGGCTGGGAGGAGGGCCCCGAGGTCTCCGTGACCGGCCGCGTCGTGTTCCTGCGCAACACCGGCAAGCTCTGCTTCGCCACCCTCCAGGAGTCGGGCGCCGCCGGTGAGGCCGTGCGCCTGCAGGTCATGGTGTCCCTGGCCGAGGTCGGCGAGGAGTCCCTGGGCGAGTGGAAGAAGTCCGTGGACCTCGGCGACTTCCTCTCCGTGACCGGCCGCGTGATCGTCTCCCGCCGCGGTGAGCTCTCCATCCAGGCCGCCGCCTGGGAGATGGCCTCCAAGGCCCTGCGCCCGCTGCCCGTGCTCCACGCGGACCTCAACGAGGAGACCCGCGTCCGCCAGCGCTACACGGACCTGATCGTCCGCGACGAGGCGCGCGAGATGGTCTACAAGCGCGCCAAGATCACCTCCGCCGTGCGCCGCACCCTCGAGTCCCACGGCTACGTGGAGGTCGAGACCCCCATCCTGCAGCTGGTCCACGGCGGCGCCCAGGCCCGCCCGTTCGAGACGCACCTCAACGCGTTCGACCAGGACATGACCCTGCGCATCGCCACCGAGCTGTACCTCAAGCGCGCCGTCGTGGGCGGCATCGAGCGCGTCTACGAGCTCGGCCGCGTGTTCCGCAACGAGGGCGTGGACTCCACGCACTCGCCCGAGTTCACCACCCTCGAGTCCTACGAGGCATGGGCGGACATGCACGTCATGGCCGACCGCATCAAGGAGATCATCCTCAACGCCGCGGACGCGATCGGCGCGGGCCGTCGGATCGAGACCTCCCGGGGCGTCATCGACCTCGACGGCGAGTGGGCCTGGGTCTCCGTGTACCCGGGCCTGTCCGAGGCCGTGGGCCGCGAGGTCACCCCGGACACCGACGCCGAGACCCTGCGCGCCATCGCCGCGGAGCACGACGTCAAGGTGGATCCGAAGTGGGACGCCCAGAAGCTGGTCATCGAGCTGTTCGGCGAGATCGTCGAGCCCACCCTGATGAACCCGACCTTCGTGTACGACTACCCGCCGGCCGCCCAGCCCCTGGCCCGCCCGAACCGCGACGACGACCGCGTGATCGAGGCCTGGGACCTGATCATCGGCGGCATGGAGCGCGGCACCGCGTTCTCCGAGCTGATCGACCCCGTGATCCAGCGCGAGCGCCTCACCGAGCAGTCCCTGAAGGCCGCCGACGGCGACGACGAGGCCATGCAGCTGGACGAGGACTTCCTCCGCGCCCTCGAGTACGGCGCCCCGCCCATGGGCGGCATCGGCCTGGGCATCGACCGCCTGGTCATGCTGTTCACCGACGCCGGCATCCGCGAGACCATCCTCTTCCCGCTCCTCAAGCCGGAGGCCTGA
- a CDS encoding 2-hydroxyacid dehydrogenase, whose product MSPRFLLMADLPEPGLGMLREAGEVVRGGDVGGNAALADLCASGEYDVVVGALDQRYDADLLARARVKGIANYAVGFDNVDVPAATEHGILVGNTPDVLTAATADIALLLILGVTRRAVEGERMMREGRFEGWRADMLVGKDVVGATLGLAGFGRIGRAVAERALAFGMEVVFAPRPPAHREVPAEELGDLAGRVRQVRWEELVETADVLSLHVPLTEDTRHLVDEDVIARMKDDAVLVNTARGPVVDEAALVTALREGRLFGAGFDVYEDEPAMAEGLAELPNVMLLPHLGSATRDARAAMAELTARNAIGMATDGEAPALVNPEARG is encoded by the coding sequence ATGTCCCCCCGATTCCTGCTGATGGCCGACCTGCCCGAGCCTGGCCTGGGCATGCTCCGCGAGGCCGGCGAGGTGGTGCGCGGCGGCGACGTCGGCGGGAACGCGGCGCTCGCCGACCTGTGCGCCTCGGGCGAGTACGACGTCGTGGTGGGCGCCCTGGACCAGCGCTACGACGCGGACCTGCTCGCCCGTGCCCGCGTCAAGGGCATCGCCAACTACGCCGTGGGCTTCGACAACGTGGACGTCCCCGCGGCCACGGAGCACGGGATCCTGGTGGGCAACACCCCGGACGTGCTCACCGCCGCGACGGCGGACATCGCCCTCCTCCTCATCCTCGGCGTGACCCGCCGCGCCGTGGAGGGGGAGCGGATGATGCGCGAGGGCCGGTTCGAGGGCTGGCGGGCCGACATGCTGGTGGGCAAGGACGTCGTCGGCGCGACGCTGGGCCTGGCCGGCTTCGGCCGGATCGGCAGGGCGGTGGCCGAGCGCGCGCTGGCGTTCGGCATGGAGGTCGTCTTCGCGCCGCGCCCGCCCGCGCACCGCGAGGTCCCGGCCGAGGAGCTCGGCGACCTGGCCGGCCGCGTCCGCCAGGTGCGCTGGGAGGAGCTCGTGGAGACCGCGGACGTCCTCTCCCTCCACGTCCCCCTCACGGAGGACACGCGCCACCTCGTGGACGAGGACGTGATCGCGCGGATGAAGGACGACGCCGTGCTCGTCAACACGGCCCGCGGCCCCGTGGTGGACGAGGCCGCGCTCGTGACGGCGCTGCGCGAGGGGCGGCTCTTCGGCGCGGGCTTCGACGTCTACGAGGACGAGCCCGCGATGGCCGAGGGCCTCGCCGAGCTGCCCAACGTGATGCTCCTGCCCCACCTCGGCTCCGCCACGCGCGACGCCCGCGCGGCGATGGCCGAGCTCACCGCCCGCAACGCGATCGGCATGGCGACGGACGGCGAGGCGCCCGCCCTCGTCAACCCCGAGGCGCGCGGCTGA